One stretch of Candidatus Nitrosotenuis cloacae DNA includes these proteins:
- a CDS encoding inositol-3-phosphate synthase translates to MAKVKVGLVGIGNCFSGLIQGIEYYRQNPKQKVIGIMHEKIAKYTIHDLDFVAGFDVGNNKVGKTINEAIYEYPNMVNWVPKNKMPKTKAEVYESPALDGVGIWVENRVKPLKSKKSTEQLTKEIKKTIERTGAEIIVSYLPVGSEKATQFWAQVCLDTNTAFVNCIPSFIASDKKWGAKFAAKKIPVIGDDIKGQVGATIVHRTLAKLCDDRGTKIEKTYQINVGGNTDFLNMKEQERLVSKRISKTESVQSQLSQRLADDQIYVGPSDFIPFLGNTKLMFMRIEGRQWANIPYNMEVRLEVDDKANSAGIVIDATRLAKIALERKMGGPVIPACAYLMKHPPRQMSDPQAKTALEDFIKG, encoded by the coding sequence TTGGCAAAAGTAAAGGTAGGGCTAGTAGGAATAGGCAACTGTTTTTCTGGATTGATCCAAGGAATCGAATACTATAGACAAAACCCAAAACAAAAAGTAATCGGCATAATGCACGAAAAAATTGCCAAGTATACAATTCATGATCTAGATTTTGTAGCAGGCTTTGATGTTGGAAACAATAAGGTAGGCAAGACGATCAATGAGGCAATTTACGAATACCCAAACATGGTCAACTGGGTCCCAAAAAACAAAATGCCAAAGACCAAGGCCGAAGTCTATGAGAGTCCAGCACTGGACGGCGTTGGAATCTGGGTTGAAAACAGAGTCAAGCCGCTAAAGTCTAAAAAATCAACAGAACAATTAACCAAGGAAATCAAAAAGACAATAGAGCGAACTGGTGCTGAAATCATTGTATCATATTTACCGGTGGGATCGGAAAAGGCAACCCAGTTTTGGGCACAGGTTTGTCTTGATACAAATACCGCTTTTGTAAACTGTATTCCATCGTTTATTGCATCTGATAAAAAATGGGGTGCAAAGTTTGCAGCAAAGAAAATTCCAGTTATTGGCGATGACATCAAGGGCCAGGTCGGAGCTACGATCGTTCACAGAACCCTGGCAAAACTATGCGACGATAGAGGAACCAAGATAGAAAAAACATACCAAATCAATGTTGGCGGCAATACTGACTTTTTGAACATGAAAGAGCAAGAGCGCCTAGTAAGCAAGAGAATCTCAAAGACCGAAAGCGTACAATCACAATTATCACAAAGATTAGCAGACGATCAAATCTATGTTGGACCATCTGATTTCATTCCATTCCTAGGAAATACAAAACTCATGTTCATGAGAATTGAAGGACGACAGTGGGCAAACATCCCATACAACATGGAAGTAAGACTGGAAGTCGATGACAAGGCAAACTCTGCAGGCATAGTAATTGATGCAACAAGACTAGCAAAAATAGCTCTGGAGAGAAAGATGGGCGGACCAGTCATTCCGGCATGCGCATATTTGATGAAGCATCCGCCAAGACAAATGAGTGATCCTCAGGCAAAAACAGCCCTTGAGGATTTCATCAAAGGATAA